The following nucleotide sequence is from Allocatelliglobosispora scoriae.
CGTTGAGCCAGCTTGAGAGCCACCGGCATCGCGGCGTCCCGGGTGCTCGTACCCCCGGATGGGGTGGGGGCACCGTAGGTGACCTTGATGCCGCGCGCCTGGGCGGCGGCGACGATGCCCGGCATCGACCGCTCGGCCAGCGCCGCGATCGTCATCGCCGGGTTGACGGTGAGCGCGCCCGGCACGGCGGAGCCGTCGGTGACGAAGATGCCCGGGTGACCGCGCAGCTCGTGCCGGTCGTCGAGGGCGGAGGTGTTCGGGTCGTCACCGATGCGGCACGACGCGAGCGGGTGCACGGTGTATGCACCGACCACGTCGTTGGTCCACGGCATGACCCGCGACAGCCCGTCCTTCTCCATGATCTCGCGGACGGCGTCGTCGGAGACCTTCCAGCCGTGCAGCGTGTTCGGCGTGGGGTCGTAGCGCAGGGCGCCCCGGGCCAGCATCTGCTGCGAGATGCGGATGGCGTTGCCGGTCGGCGGCGGCGGCCCGAAGACCCCCTCGTTGTCGTCCTCGCTCATCGTGAAGGTCGTCAGCCACGACTTCCACTTCTTGAGGATCTCCTTCTTCTCGACGCCGAACCAGCTCGGGCCGACCGCATCGGGCACCTGCGCCAGGATGGTGCCGAGCCCGGGCGGGAAGTAGAGCTGCTCCAGCGAGAACCGCTCGTACTCCGGCAGCGAGCCGTCGAGGTTGTCCCAGCTCGCCACGACCGGTCCGCGACCGATCTGGTTCGCCTCGTACGCCTTCCCGTCGGCCCGGCTGAGGCCGAAGAGCTCGCGTACCTTGTCCTCGTTGACGATCGCCGTGTTGAGCCGCTCGCCGTTGCCGGAGAAGTAGCGCCCGACGGCGTGTGGCATCTTGCCGAGGAACTCCTCCGAGCGCTGCAGGATGACCGGGGTGGCCCCGGCACCGGCCGCAAGGATGATCATCTTTGCGTCGATCACGCCGCTGCCGGTGATCTCCCGGTAGTCGACGTCGTGCAGCGTGTTGTAGTGCGCCCGGTAGCTGCCGTCGGAATGCCGGGTCAGGTACTGCACCTCGGTGAGCGGCTTGATCTGCGCGCCGTGCGCCAGTGCGCCCGGCAGGTAGTTGAGCAGCAGCGACCGCTTCGCGTCGAAGCGGCAACCGGCCATCATCCAGTTGCAGTTGGTGCACTTGGCGTGCTCGACCGCGACCGGAACCGGATTCGAGGTACGCCCGGCCGCCTTGCACGCCGCCGCGAAGAGCCCGCCGGCGTAAGGAACGGTGTCCCAGTCCTGCTGCGAGATCGGCATCGACTCGGCGACCCGGTCGTACCAGGGCTCGAGCGTGTCCCGACTGATCGCTGCGGGCCACATCCGGCGGCCGATGCTGCCGTGCCGCTCGAAGACGAACCTCGGCGCCCGCGGCAGCGCGGCGAAATAGACCATGCTGCCGCCGCCGACGCAGTTTCCACTGAGGATGCTCATCCCGTCGCCGACGACGAAGTCGAACATCCGGGTATAGGTGCCGAACTTGTAGTCGTGGGTGAAGTCCTCGCCGGTCAGCCACGGTCCCCGCTCGAGCACCGTGACCTTCGCACCACCGGACGCGAGGTGGTAAGCGGCGATGGCACCGCCGAACCCGCTGCCGATGATGAGGACGTCGGTGCTCTCCACGGCGCTCATGCCGGGCTCCCCGAGGGTGTGGTGTCGGGATGCCGATCGTTGAGCTTGATGCCGTAGGAGTGCTCCGGGAAGCGCCACAGGAAGTCGGCGTCGGGCAGGGTGATGCCGAGCGCCAGCAGGCCGGGGTGGCCGGCCGCGAGCGCGTCGTGGGTGCTGATGTGAGCGGCCGTGTCATAGGCCATGTTGCTGAGCATCGTCATGCTGACCCACAGGTCCTTCTCCGGGTGGCCGGGTCCGGTGAGGATCGAGACGAGGATGGTGCGGTCCGCGAAGGGCAGCGCGACGAAGGGCGGCACGCCGCCGTCGAGGGCGATGTCCCGCTCGGCCGCGTACTCCTCCGCGTGCGCGTTGAGCGCGTCGGCGAGGTTGTCCAGCGCCGGGGCCAGGCCGCCCTCGGGTCCTCGGAGCAACTCGACGGCGCCGCAGGCGACCGCACCGCCGCCCTCCGAGGCACCCGCGACCGCGCGATCGTCGGGGCTCCGCTTCTCGCCCGGCACGATGGTGTCCGCGAACGCTTCGAGCGTCATCGTCTGCGCCCGTTCGTCGTCGGTTTCGAGTTGCACGAGCATCGCCTCCGTTGATAGACAGTAAAAATGGCCGGATATCACGGTGTTGACGCCTCGACTGCGCGAGTTTGACGCGGGTCGCGGACCGCAATTCGATATCCGACTCCGATTGATTTCCATAGTCATATAGGCGCGCTACCAGCACATCTCTGCGCATGCTTTCTGTCTTACGGCACTCGCACAGGACAGTAAAAAGCGCAAGAAAAACGCGCCTACTCGCATTTGGCAACAATTGGATTATCGCGTCATGCGATTCGCCGTCAATTCAACTCAATCGATTGATGAGTCGGTTGCGCGCCACCGCCGACGACGGACAGGCGGTGCGATCGAGGGTCGAGCAGGGGTAGCACAGCGCGCCGAACGTGCGCTCAGGTGCTAACTTGTCCGCTACCCGCGCCGGTCGACTCCCCACACCGGCAATCAGCAACAGGTTGATAGAAATATGTTGATTTCCAAGATAGGCTCGTCTATTTTCAGAGGTCAGTCATAGGTTTTGATTCAGCACTAACGCATCGCCATGGAGCTAGGGACGTTTGATGGTGAACCAGTTCAGCGATGTGTCAACGATGACGCCGACACCGCCGAGGGCACGACACCGGCTGGCGCTCGGCGTTCTCTGCGCATCGTTCCTGATGGTGATGCTGGACAGCACGATCGTCTACGTCGCGCTGCCCTCGATCCAGCAGCGACTCGTTCTCCCCACCGGTGCCGCACACTGGGTGATGTCGGCCTACCTGATCAGCTTCGGCGGACTGCTGCTGCTCGGCGGACGCCTCGCCGAACAGCTCGGACGGCGCCGCATGCTCATCACCGGAATCGCCCTCTTCACGCTCGCCTCCCTCGTCGCCGGGCTCGCCACCGCCGGTGAGGTGCTGGTGGGCGCCCGGATCGTGCAGGGCATGGGCGCGGCACTCATCGCGCCGTCGGCCCTGCCGCTGCTCGCGATGACCTTCGACGTCGGCCCCGCCCGCAACCGCGCCCTGAGCGTCTGGATGTATGTCGGCGCCTTCGGCGGCACCGCCGGGCTGCTCCTCGGCGGGCCGATCGCCGACCACCTCGGCTACCGGTGGATCTTCCTGATGAACGTGCCGGTCGGCCTCGTGCTGATGGCGCTCGCGTGGCTGCTCCTGCCGCTCGGTCGCGGCCGTCCGGGCACGCGCAGCTTCGACGTCGCGGGCGCGCTCACCGGGACCGCCGCGGCCGCGGTCCTCGTTCAAGCAGTCGCGGGTACGCCGTCAGCCGGCTGGGGCTGCCCGCAGACGATCGGGCTCCTCATCACCGGTGCCGCACTGCTCGGCGCCTTCGGGTTCATCGAGTCCCGGGCGGAGCGGCCACTCCTCCCGCTGCACATGCTGCGTACGCGGCGGCGGCTCGGCGGCATCGTCGTGCTCTTCATCGCCGGAATGGCGATCGACGGCCTGCTCTTCATCCTGACCTTCTTCGGCCAGGGCGTGCTCGGGATGTCCGCCACGAGGTACGGACTGACGATGGCGGTGGCGACGCTGGCATCGGTGGTCGGCTCCTTCGCCGGGCAGACGATCGTGCTGCGCTACGGCCTGCGTACCGTCGCCGCCACCGGCATGGCGCTCACCTGTGCCGGCTTCGTGCTGCTCACCACGATCTCCATCAACGGCACGCTGATCAGCAACTACTTCATCGGCATGGTCATCTTCGGCCTCGGGCTCGGCGCCGCCTTCGTCGCGGCACAGATCGCGATCTCGCTCGGCGCCACGGAGCCGGAGTCCGCCGCCGCCGGCGGGCTGACGGATGCGGCGTTCAGCATCGGTGCCGCCGTCGGTCTCGCGTTCGCCGCGACGGCCTTCGCCCAGCCCGACAACATCATCGCCACCGCCAACCACCTGCCCCGGCTCGGCGCCGATCACGGCCTGCACCTGACGATGGTGGTCGCGACCGGGTTCGCCCTGTTCGGTGTGGTCGCGGCCCTGGTGCTGCTGGAGCCACCCACCCGCCGCCGAAAGCTCTGACGCCGTTTCGGGTTCCGCTGCCGGATGTGGCGCGTGATCGCGTTGCTTCCGGGAAGTAGCCCCCTCGGAGGGTCTCGGTAGGGCTTGTTTCCGGGAAACAGCACGATCATGGGATGTGATGACGTCTGCTTCTCTGAATGTGACGTGATCTCCAGAGCCAGGGGGTGATGTGTTGTCGGCTCTTGGGGCTACTACAAGCTTGTAGATCTACTGATTGATACCTTAGAATCCTCGCATGTGGGTGCCCCGCAAAGCTGATCTCGTCACAGTCGCGGTCTCCGTTCTCATGGCAACCATCGGGCTCGCCGTCTCGCCGAGCCCGGCCCAGGCCGCCGCCACCACCTGCTCCCCATCCGGCGGCGGCAACTATTTCGACGGCTTCTACCACAACAATGCGACCTGGCCGCAGCACAACTGGGAAGGCGCGTCCGCCTACATCAAGGTTGCTTATCCGGGGACATGTTCCGGCGGCTTCCGACCCTGGTCAAACGCCTGGGTGATGATCGCACCCAACACCAGGCAGCCAGGAGACCCCGGATACGGGCAGGTGGGCTACGTCCGCGATGTGCGCGATCCCGGCGCGATCGAGCAGTTCCGGATCTTCGCGGAGTTCGCCAATGACCTCGATGGCGACGGAGTCGTGGACACTTCCGCAGGCAGCCTCGAATGGAAACGCGACTATTGGCAGGACGCCGTCTCGGGCACAGCCCCGGCGTTTCGGGTCCTGTGGAATCCGTCCACCGGCAACCTCGACGCGAGTTACAACGGCACCGTCTTCTCCAGCAGCCGGTTCAATCCGTTCCACTCGGCCTGGCAGCAACCGTTCTCACCGCAGTTCATGGGCGAGACCAAATATCAGACCGGCAACATGCCGGGTGTCCCGGCCGCTCGGGCCAGCTTCACGGCCCTCGGCGCGCAGCGCGTCTCCGACAACGCGTTGGTGAGCATGTCGTGCAGCATGACCGCATCCAACCAGAACACAGCGCTGTGGGGTTTGCAGGCCTTCGGCTGTACTGCGTTCGACATCTGGCAGAAGTGAGGACCGACGTGAGAAGACCATTGCTGCGGATCGCACCGCTGACGCTGCTCGCAGCCGGATTGCTGCTGGCGCCGGCCGCCGGTGTCATCGCCAGCGACATCGACAGCGTCGTCTCCTACCGCGCACCGAGCCGGTTCACCCCCGGTTGGGGCCCGGCCGACATCCCTCGGGAGGTCGTTTATCTCGACGGCGGAGCCGAAGTCCACTCCGGGCCACCGAGTGCGGACGCGCACCCGGCCATCGATGCCCTGGCAGCGGTGCGAGTGGTCGATGCCAATAGCAGCGGACACAGCTATGAGCAGCACGCCGAGGTGGCGTTGCGGATCGTGTGGTTCACGAAGGAGTACCTCTCGGGGACCCCCACTGCGTACCGTATCCAGCCCGACGAGAAGCGACTCATGTATGTCGTCCTGATACATGATCACATAGCCGGGGGTGGCGGGCGTTACCGACCAGGCCAAGCTCCTCAGGCACCCCGGCAACCCGGCGGAATAATCACCTTCGTCGACGCTCTCACCGGCGAGCTGGTCTACAGCGGAGGTCAGGTCGTCGGAGTGAAGAAGGGCACCTATCCCGGGCAGTGAGTTCGTCGGCCCCGGGCAGCAGGTGCCCGGGGCGTTTCGCAGAGCGCCCTAGGGGCGGGGCGCCGCGGAGGAGCGGACGATGTCGCCGAGCGGACGCCGGATCCGCACGTGCGTGTCGAAGCCCTTGTCGGAGTTGAGGATCGCCTGGTGCAGCCGCTGCATCGGCAGGCTCGGCTCCAGACCCAGCTCGGCGACGAGGCTCCCCCGCACCCGGTGGAACACCTCCAGCGCCTGCGCACGACGGCCGCTGAGGTGCAGCGCCCGCATGTACTGCGCGTGCAGGCCCTCGTGCAGCGGGTTCTCCACCGTGAGCGCGGCGAGTTCCGTCAACACCTCGCGGTACATTCCGAGCCGCAACTCCACGTCGACGAGGTACTCCAGGACCACGAGCCGGGACTCCTCGAACTGGCGGCGCTTCGACTCCAGCAGCCGGCCGACCGAGATGTCGACCAGTGCCGGCCCGCTCCACTGCCGCAGTGCCTCACTGAGCAGCCGGACCGCCTGCTCGTCCTCGCCCGACGAGAGCGCCTGCCGGCCCTGTGCGACGAGTGCGTGGTAACGGTGCACGTCGAGCGAGGCACCGCCCAGGCGCAGCGCGTACCCACCGGCTCTTGTCACCAGGAAGTCGCCCGAGATCTCGGCCATCGTCCGACCCGTCGCCCCGGCGAAGAGCTTCCGCAGGTTCAGGATGTAGGTCTGCATCGTCGTCATCCCGCTGGCGGGTGGGTTGTCACCCCAGAGCTCCTTCATGAGCGACGTCACGGGTACGACCTGGTCGGCGTGGACCAGCAACGCCGCGAGCACGTTGCGTACCTTGGGCGCCGTCGGCGTGCAGGACGTCGCACCGATCTGCACGGACAACGGCCCGAGCACGCTCATCTCCATCAACAATCCATCCTCGTTCTCGTTCACGGCCCTGAGCTGCTGAGCGCCGAGGGGGGTCATCGACGACATCGTCGCTGCGGGCGGAGAGGGGGCGCATCCTTCCGATTGCGGATCACTCGGACTCCCCATCGGCTGGAGTGGAATTCGACCCCGTACCGAGCCGGTGGCTCCACACTGGACGGCGATACTGGACGGCGTGCCCTTCCGCCGTCTGCGCACCCGGCGTAGCCGAGCAGACGCGACTGCTCGCACTCCGCTACACCGGGCGTTTGCCCCGCTCAGCGGGCCGCCGCTCTCCCCGGCGGAACGTTGGCGCCGGTGGCGTCGTTACTCCCGCGACGACACCGGCGCCGCCGTTGCAAGGTCCTCCACAGCCGTCACGTTTTGCAGCAAAGCGTGGCCATTTCACCGCGCGAGACCACGCTTTGCTGCAAAAAGTGACGGGGGGCGCCCGGGCCGAGCTGCATGGCGACGCGGGTGTTTGCGCAGCTCTTTGATTGTGCGGTAACAGGTGTCGGGCATTGAGCCGGATGGTCACTAGCCGCAAGACTGCTCGCATGGTTGGCAGAGGGAGAGCGGCGGTCGTCGGCGTCACGGCGGCCGCGGTCGCGCTGGGCGCCGGTGAGCTGATCGCCGTGCTCACGGATCCGAGCAGCGGTCCGGTGGTCGCGGTCGGCGGCTGGATCATCGACCACGTACCGGAGAGCGGCAAGGAACTGGCGATCACGCTGTTCGGGACCTACGACAAGGTCGCGTTGCAGATCGGGACCGTGCTCATCCTCGGTGCGATCGCGGCGGTGCTCGGCATCGCCGCCCGGCGCCGCATCGCGGTCGGGCTCGGCGGGGTCGCGGTCTTCGGCGCGGTCGGGGCACTGGCCGCCGTCAACCGGCCCAACGCCACCGGGGTCTGGGCCGTCCCGTCGCTGGTCGGGGCGGCGCTCGCGATGCTCCTGCTGCACCGGGCGCTCGCCGTGATCGCGGCGGCGCCGCAGCCGCAGGACCGGCGCCGCTTCCTCTGGATCACCGGGGTCGGCCTCGCCGCCGCCGGGCTCGCGGGCGGGCTGGGGCGCGTGCTCACCCAGCGGCCCGGGACCACCGAGGTGGCACGGAAGGCCGTCGACCTGCCGATGCCGATCAGCTCGGCCGGGCCGGTGCCGGAGAACGCGATGCCGGGCTACGTGACGCCCAACGACACGTTCTACCGGGTCGACACCGCGCTCGTCGTGCCGAAGCTCGATCCGAAGCAGTGGCGGCTGCGGGTCTTCGGGATGGTGGAGCAGGAGTTCAGCATCAGCTATGCCGAGCTGCTCGCCATGCCGATGATCGAGCGCTATGTCACGCTCTCCTGCGTCTCCAACGACGTGGGCGGGAAGCTGGTGGGCAATGCGCGCTGGCTCGGCGTACCCGTCAAGGATGTTTTGGCGCGGGCGAAGCCGCGCAAGGGCGCGGACCAGGTGGTGAGCCGGTCGTCGGACGGTTGGACCTGCGGAACGCCGACCGCCGCGCTGATGGACGGCCGCGACGCGCTGCTGGCGATCGCGATGAACGGCGAGCCGCTGCCGCTGGAGCACGGCTTCCCGGTGCGGATGGTCGTGCCGGGACTCTACGGCTATGTCAGCGCCTGCAAATGGGTGGTCGAGTGGGAGGTGACGACCTTCAAGGCGTTCGACGCCTACTGGATCCCGCGCGGCTGGGCGCAGCAGGCGCCGATCAAGACGATGTCGCGGATCGACACCCCGGACGGCCGCAAGAAGCAGAAGCCCGGCGAGATCATGATCGCGGGCGTCGCCTGGGCGCAGCAGCGCGGGATCGACAAGGTCGAGGTGAAGATCGACGACGAGCCGTGGCGCGAGGCGGAGCTGCTCGGCGTGGTCTCGATCGACACCTGGCGGCAGTGGAAGCTGAGCTGGCAGGCGACGCCGGGTGAGCACACCCTGGTCGTGCGCGCCACCGACCGCAGCGGCAAGCTGCAGATCGAGAAGGTCGAATACCTCGCCGACGACGGCGCCACCGGCTGGCACACGGTCAAGGTGTCGGTCGTCTGATCGTCCATTTACTTACTTCGAGGCAATCCCGGCGCCCTCCCGCGCGCAGACTCATGGTCATGGGAGAGAGCTGGCGCTGGGCGGCGGGGAGCTTCATGGCCGGGCTCACGCCTGCGACCAGGACC
It contains:
- a CDS encoding FAD-dependent oxidoreductase translates to MSAVESTDVLIIGSGFGGAIAAYHLASGGAKVTVLERGPWLTGEDFTHDYKFGTYTRMFDFVVGDGMSILSGNCVGGGSMVYFAALPRAPRFVFERHGSIGRRMWPAAISRDTLEPWYDRVAESMPISQQDWDTVPYAGGLFAAACKAAGRTSNPVPVAVEHAKCTNCNWMMAGCRFDAKRSLLLNYLPGALAHGAQIKPLTEVQYLTRHSDGSYRAHYNTLHDVDYREITGSGVIDAKMIILAAGAGATPVILQRSEEFLGKMPHAVGRYFSGNGERLNTAIVNEDKVRELFGLSRADGKAYEANQIGRGPVVASWDNLDGSLPEYERFSLEQLYFPPGLGTILAQVPDAVGPSWFGVEKKEILKKWKSWLTTFTMSEDDNEGVFGPPPPTGNAIRISQQMLARGALRYDPTPNTLHGWKVSDDAVREIMEKDGLSRVMPWTNDVVGAYTVHPLASCRIGDDPNTSALDDRHELRGHPGIFVTDGSAVPGALTVNPAMTIAALAERSMPGIVAAAQARGIKVTYGAPTPSGGTSTRDAAMPVALKLAQRGPS
- a CDS encoding DUF5987 family protein, translated to MTLEAFADTIVPGEKRSPDDRAVAGASEGGGAVACGAVELLRGPEGGLAPALDNLADALNAHAEEYAAERDIALDGGVPPFVALPFADRTILVSILTGPGHPEKDLWVSMTMLSNMAYDTAAHISTHDALAAGHPGLLALGITLPDADFLWRFPEHSYGIKLNDRHPDTTPSGSPA
- a CDS encoding MFS transporter, coding for MTPTPPRARHRLALGVLCASFLMVMLDSTIVYVALPSIQQRLVLPTGAAHWVMSAYLISFGGLLLLGGRLAEQLGRRRMLITGIALFTLASLVAGLATAGEVLVGARIVQGMGAALIAPSALPLLAMTFDVGPARNRALSVWMYVGAFGGTAGLLLGGPIADHLGYRWIFLMNVPVGLVLMALAWLLLPLGRGRPGTRSFDVAGALTGTAAAAVLVQAVAGTPSAGWGCPQTIGLLITGAALLGAFGFIESRAERPLLPLHMLRTRRRLGGIVVLFIAGMAIDGLLFILTFFGQGVLGMSATRYGLTMAVATLASVVGSFAGQTIVLRYGLRTVAATGMALTCAGFVLLTTISINGTLISNYFIGMVIFGLGLGAAFVAAQIAISLGATEPESAAAGGLTDAAFSIGAAVGLAFAATAFAQPDNIIATANHLPRLGADHGLHLTMVVATGFALFGVVAALVLLEPPTRRRKL
- a CDS encoding AfsR/SARP family transcriptional regulator: MTPLGAQQLRAVNENEDGLLMEMSVLGPLSVQIGATSCTPTAPKVRNVLAALLVHADQVVPVTSLMKELWGDNPPASGMTTMQTYILNLRKLFAGATGRTMAEISGDFLVTRAGGYALRLGGASLDVHRYHALVAQGRQALSSGEDEQAVRLLSEALRQWSGPALVDISVGRLLESKRRQFEESRLVVLEYLVDVELRLGMYREVLTELAALTVENPLHEGLHAQYMRALHLSGRRAQALEVFHRVRGSLVAELGLEPSLPMQRLHQAILNSDKGFDTHVRIRRPLGDIVRSSAAPRP
- a CDS encoding molybdopterin-dependent oxidoreductase, with amino-acid sequence MVGRGRAAVVGVTAAAVALGAGELIAVLTDPSSGPVVAVGGWIIDHVPESGKELAITLFGTYDKVALQIGTVLILGAIAAVLGIAARRRIAVGLGGVAVFGAVGALAAVNRPNATGVWAVPSLVGAALAMLLLHRALAVIAAAPQPQDRRRFLWITGVGLAAAGLAGGLGRVLTQRPGTTEVARKAVDLPMPISSAGPVPENAMPGYVTPNDTFYRVDTALVVPKLDPKQWRLRVFGMVEQEFSISYAELLAMPMIERYVTLSCVSNDVGGKLVGNARWLGVPVKDVLARAKPRKGADQVVSRSSDGWTCGTPTAALMDGRDALLAIAMNGEPLPLEHGFPVRMVVPGLYGYVSACKWVVEWEVTTFKAFDAYWIPRGWAQQAPIKTMSRIDTPDGRKKQKPGEIMIAGVAWAQQRGIDKVEVKIDDEPWREAELLGVVSIDTWRQWKLSWQATPGEHTLVVRATDRSGKLQIEKVEYLADDGATGWHTVKVSVV